In Euphorbia lathyris chromosome 9, ddEupLath1.1, whole genome shotgun sequence, the following are encoded in one genomic region:
- the LOC136207179 gene encoding E3 ubiquitin-protein ligase PRT6, producing the protein MDTMDIDSPAEPNPSPLKPRDRIMRRLAQLGVPEEYLQRRYLGFVAFFRDNTIPIPELVSTILPLDEEVADVLLESRSGSKKTLNPTMKHYFRECMVWIQWLMFLGEPAAALKNLAKISSGRGVCGSVWGNNDIAYRCRTCEHDPTCAICVPCFQNGNHKDHDYSIIYTGGGCCDCGDATAWKREGFCSKHKGTEQIQPLPEEYANSVGPVLDALFVRWKKKLVSAETIYQENIRANDGFAFRMKVANELTFVVVELLLEFCKHSESLLSFISRKVITLLGLLDILVRAERFLCEPVIKKLHELLLKLLGEPVFKYEFSKVFISYYSVVVHDVIKDDSEEALKKYPLLPTFSVQIFTVPTLTPRLVKEMNLLSMLLGCLGDIFDHCAGEDGHLRVTKWRDLYDIAVRVVEDIRFVTSHGVVPIYVTRDQRDILRTWMRLLYFLQGMCPLKREIGIHIDEENENMNLLFVLDHMVANIHSLLVDGAFSSGEGIDDNNFTNTRKQCMDEEDSTRHAKVGRLSQESSVCGVSGRSSAVVSEMQIAEVKSDASPLTIPLPVISLIYECLRAIDNWIRADSSGAPSSATSTSGSNFFSLKNTFSSIKKGKYIFGRFNSSNKDLSKRSSQPLYTGYNTSMDVEIANSIGQGQDCKPMVSSERDTICGEESVMEGDSSTELEAFQILSLSNWANISYNVSSEDVSLHIPLHRLLSLLLQRALKRCYSGADVISTTASSTVASSDITNDDFFGCVLGGCHPYGFAAYIMEHPLRNRVFCAEVHAGMWKKNGETAALCSEWYRSVRWSEQGLELDLFLLQCCAALAPADLYVNRIVERFGLSDYLALNPVRSSEYEPVLMQEMLTLIIQIVQERRFSGLSPAENLKRELIHKLAVGDATRSHLVKSLPRDLSKYDQLQEILDTVAVYSNPSGFNQGMYSMRWMYWKELDLYHPRWSSRDLQVTQERYIRYCGVSALTTQLPRWTKIHPPLNTVARIAICEVVVKIIRAVLFFAVFSDRLTDPRAPDGVLIMALHLLSLGLDISLQQSEPRDSIPILAFACEEIDDGFYYGAGAHSLLSLLVSLMRMHSRDNLDNFVEEDGCNISSLIERLLKKFAEGNAICMAKLQELAPEVVIHLLQPIPSRGLHSQGSASDNEKRKAKARARQAAILEKMKADQSKFLSSLNSADDDDSKSGVDESNTNNEQDIGESAEDVCSLCHDPKSKNPVSFLILLQKSRLLSLVERGPLSWDQVRQSGKEGASISANKMTDQAGINSSSSNSRAISANQLEQLGQNAVNEFADCSYPGELSNFVEFIKAKFPSLRNPQVLGSLKEGNDGTTSSFEVLEQDMYISSRKEIYDGKISISEVNNAVLSAAEGSKSCNGADSALLGKYIAAFSREMTEHPSSSENAVDVARTESTSQIAACDRFGPADCDGVYLSSCGHAVHQECLDRYLSSLKERYVRRSVFEGGHIVDPDQGEFLCPVCRRLANSVLPALPGDIHRIGKEPMISNVSSTTNVGHLLSSNEKSNLLLVEHALLLLRSTANLIEKGDFWKTFPLQRSDKTTHNLDFFYRVLFKMYFPNRLDKLSKCTRANNCMILWDTLKYTLVSMEIAARCDRTQMTPTYSLNGLYKELKSSTGFVLSLLLKVVQTLRSKNSLYVLQRFRGVQLFAESICSGVPLDHASSTYQHESDMSSILKHLEKDVPYPDLQFWNLAADPILAHDPFSSLMWVLFCLPHPFLSCEESLLSLMHIFYVVSVAQGILAYCGLHQNNNEQLGSHDCLISCISKVLGEYGWIKQYFISNYVDSNSAFEDVIRRLSFPYLRRCALLWKLLSSSVSEPFCNRDNELDGPSYAIDDTNVCMDADMVELYEVQKLEKIFKIPPLDVVLKDQVVQSLVSRWLQHFRKKYEIHRFQYVLRSMPAVPFKLLQLPHVYQDLLQRYIKHRCDCKNVIEEPALCLLCGKLYYPSWKACNSCRRTENTCEAHAVDCGAGIGVFLLIKKTTILLQRCVRQATWPSPYLDAFGEEDFEMRRGKPLYLNEERYAALTYMVASHGLDRSTKAPGQTTIGHIFLV; encoded by the exons ATGGATACCATGGACATCGATTCACCTGCTGAACCTAATCCTTCTCCTCTTAAGCCTCGTGATCGAATTATGCGG CGGCTTGCACAGCTGGGTGTTCCTGAGGAGTATCTTCAAAGGCGGTATCTTGGTTTTGTTGCCTTTTTCAGGGATAATACAATCCCTATACCTGAATTAGTCTCTACTATCTTACCTCTTGATGAGGAAGTGGCAGACGTTCTCCTGGAGAGTAGGTCTGGATCAAAAAAGACATTGAACCCGACAATGAAGCATTATTTCAGAGAATGCATGGTTTGGATACAGTGGCTTATGTTTTTGGGTGAACCAGCTGCTGCTTTGAAAAACCTAGCAAAAATTAGCAGTGGTCGAGGTGTTTGTGGGTCTGTTTGGGGAAATAATGATATAGCATATAGGTGTCGAACTTGTGAACATGACCCAACTTGTGCCATATGCGTTCCTTGTTTTCAGAATGGTAATCACAAAGATCATGATTATTCTATTATTTATACCGGAGGAGGATGCTGTGATTGTGGCGATGCGACTGCATGGAAGCGTGAGGGCTTTTGCTCAAAGCACAAAGGTACTGAACAGATACAGCCCCTGCCTGAGGAGTATGCAAACTCTGTAGGGCCTGTGCTTGATGCTTTATTTGTACGTTGGAAAAAGAAGCTTGTGTCTGCAGAAACCATCTACCAAGAAAACATTAGAGCAAATGATGGTTTTGCATTTCGTATGAAGGTTGCGAATGAGCTAACATTTGTGGTTGTTGAGCTGCTGCTTGAGTTCTGTAAGCACAGTGAAAGTTTGCTTAGTTTTATTTCAAGGAAGGTTATCACATTGCTGGGTTTATTGGATATTCTGGTAAGGGCAGAGAGGTTCTTGTGTGAACCAGTTATAAAGAAACTTCATGAACTGCTTCTCAAGTTACTGGGCGAACCAGTCTTCAAGTATGAGTTCAGTAAAGtttttattagttattattCTGTAGTTGTACATGATGTCATAAAAGATGACTCTGAAGAAGCTCTCAAGAAGTATCCACTTCTACCTACATTCTCAGTTCAGATCTTTACTGTGCCCACTTTAACCCCTCGACTTGTGAAGGAGATGAACCTGCTATCTATGCTTTTGGGATGCTTGGGAGATATTTTTGATCACTGTGCAGGAGAAGATGGTCATTTACGG GTTACCAAGTGGCGTGACTTATATGACATAGCTGTGCGCGTAGTTGAAGATATTAGATTTGTCACGAGTCATGGTGTTGTGCCCATATATGTAACTCGTGACCAAAGAGATATCTTAAGAACTTGGATGCGACTTCTATATTTTTTGCAAGGAATGTGTCCACTAAAGAGAGAAATTGGCATCCACATAGACGAAGAAAATGAAAATATGAATTTGCTTTTTGTTTTGGATCATATGGTTGCCAATATTCATTCTCTTTTGGTGGATGGAGCATTCTCTTCTGGTGAGGGGATAGATGATAATAATTTTACTAACACTCGTAAACAATGTATGGATGAAGAAGATAGCACCAGACATGCAAAAGTTGGACGATTATCTCAAGAAAGCTCAGTTTGTGGTGTTTCAGGGAGGAGCTCTGCAGTTGTTTCTGAAATGCAGATTGCTGAAGTGAAATCAGATGCTTCTCCTCTTACAATTCCTTTACCAGTCATAAGTTTAATTTACGAATGCTTGAGGGCCATTGATAACTGGATAAGAGCCGATTCAAGTGGAGCTCCATCATCTGCAACCAGTACTTCCGGTAGTAACTTCTTCTCATTGAAGAATACtttttctagcattaagaaagGCAAATACATTTTTGGTCGATTCAATAGTTCAAACAAAGATCTTAGCAAGCGGTCTTCTCAACCTTTGTATACTGGTTATAACACCAGTATGGATGTGGAGATTGCAAACAGTATAGGGCAGGGACAGGACTGCAAACCAATGGTCTCTAGCGAGCGTGATACCATCTGTGGTGAAGAGAGTGTTATGGAAGGAGATAGTTCCACAGAATTGGAGGCCTTTCAGATTTTAAGCTTATCTAATTGGGCGAACATATCCTACAATGTTAGTTCAGAGGATGTATCTCTTCATATTCCCTTACATCGATTACTTTCCTTGCTTCTGCAAAGAGCATTAAAAAGGTGTTACAGTGGAGCTGACGTGATTAGTACAACTGCCAGTAGCACTGTTGCTTCTTCAGATATAACAAATGATGATTTCTTTGGATGTGTCCTCGGTGGCTGCCACCCTTATGGATTTGCAGCATATATCATGGAGCATCCTCTACGTAATAGGGTCTTTTGTGCTGAGGTTCATGCTGGAATGTGGAAGAAGAATGGTGAAACTGCTGCTTTATGTTCGGAGTGGTACCGTTCAGTGCGGTG GTCTGAACAGGGCTTAGAACTTGATCTTTTTCTTCTCCAATGTTGTGCGGCATTGGCTCCAGCTGACCTCTATGTGAATAGAATAGTAGAACGCTTTGGGCTATCAGACTACCTTGCTTTGAACCCTGTGAGGTCTAGCGA GTATGAACCGGTTCTGATGCAGGAAATGCTCACGCTTATTATCCAAATTGTTCAAGAAAGACGATTTTCAGGGTTAAGTCCTGCTGAGAATTTGAAAAGAGAGCTGATTCATAAGTTGGCTGTTGGTGATGCTACTCGTAGCCATTTGGTGAAATCTTTGCCCCGAGATCTTTCGAAGTATGACCAGCTTCAGGAAATTCTGGATACAGTTGCTGTATATTCTAATCCATCTGGCTTCAATCAG GGAATGTATTCTATGCGCTGGATGTATTGGAAAGAGCTGGATCTGTACCACCCACGTTGGAGTTCAAGGGATTTGCAAGTTACACAGGAAAGATACATCCGCTACTGTGGTGTTTCAGCATTGACCACTCAACTTCCTAGGTGGACAAAAATTCATCCCCCTCTCAACACTGTGGCTAGAATTGCTATTTGTGAAGTGGTTGTAAAAATCATCCGTGCTGTACTATTTTTCGCCGTCTTCTCTGACAGATTGACTGATCCACGTGCTCCTGATGGTGTTCTTATAATGGCACTGCACTTGCTTTCCCTCGGTTTAGATATTTCTTTGCAGCAAAGTGAACCTAGGGATTCCATTCCCATTCTTGCCTTTGCCTGTGAAGAGATTGATGATGGGTTTTATTATGGTGCTGGTGCACACAGCTTGCTGTCACTTCTTGTCTCATTGATGAGGATGCACAGTAGAGATAATTTAGACAACTTTGTGGAAGAAGACGGCTGTAATATTTCGTCCTTGATTGAAAGATTATTGAAGAAGTTTGCGGAGGGAAATGCAATATGCATGGCCAAACTGCAAGAACTTGCACCTGAAGTTGTTATTCATCTATTACAACCAATTCCTAGCAGAGGTCTGCATTCTCAAGGATCAGCTTCTGATAATGAGAAACGCAAGGCCAAAGCTCGAGCAAGGCAGGCTGCTATATTG GAAAAAATGAAAGCTGACCAGTCGAAGTTTTTGTCGAGCCTTAATTctgctgatgatgatgattcaAAATCTGGAGTAGATGAAAGCAACACTAATAATGAACAGGATATCGGAGAGTCTGCTGAAGATGTTTGTTCTCTTTGCCATGATCCTAAATCCAAAAATCCAGTGTCATTCTTGATTCTCCTTCAG AAATCGAGGCTTCTGAGCTTAGTTGAGAGAGGCCCTCTATCATGGGATCAAGTCCGTCAATCTGGGAAGGAAGGGGCCTCAATTAGTGCAAACAAGATGACTGATCAGGCTGGAATAAACTCTTCTTCAAGCAATTCAAGAGCAATTTCAGCTAATCAGTTAGAGCAGTTGGGTCAAAATGCAGTAAATGAATTTGCTGATTGTTCTTATCCTGGGGAATTAAGTAATTTTGTAGAATTTATAAAGGCCAAGTTTCCATCATTGAGGAATCCTCAAGTGTTGGGCTCATTGAAGGAGGGGAATGATGGAACTACTTCTAGCTTTGAGGTATTAGAACAAGATATGTACATTTCATCTCGGAAAGAAATATATGATGGTAAAATTTCCATTTCTGAAGTCAACAATGCAGTGCTTTCAGCAGCTGAAGGCAGTAAAAGCTGCAATGGTGCTGATTCTGCATTGCTTGGAAAATATATAGCTGCGTTTTCCAGAGAAATGACAGAGCATCCTTCATCTTCTGAAAATGCTGTTGATGTTGCAAGGACAGAATCTACTTCACAGATTGCTGCATGTGATCGATTTGGGCCAGCTGATTGTGATGGGGTTTACTTATCATCTTGTGGGCATGCGGTGCATCAGGAATGCCTAGATCGATATTTATCATCTTTGAAGGAAAG ATATGTCAGAAGAAGTGTTTTTGAAGGAGGGCATATTGTTGACCCAGATCAG GGTGAATTTCTCTGCCCTGTATGTCGGCGTCTGGCAAATTCTGTCTTGCCTGCCTTGCCAGGGGATATTCACAGGATTGGGAAGGAGCCAATGATATCAAATGTTAGTTCAACAACTAATGTAGGGCATTTGCTCTCATCAAATGAGAAAAGTAATTTGCTTTTGGTGGAACATGCCTTGTTGCTTTTGAGATCAACTGCAAACTTGATTGAAAAAGGAGATTTTTGGAAGACTTTTCCCCTGCAAAGAAGTGATAAGACGACGCATAATCTTGATTTCTTCTATCGCGTTCtctttaaaatgtattttccAAACAGGCTGGATAAGTTATCGAAATGCACAAGGGCAAATAATTGCATGATTTTGTGGGACACACTGAAATATACCCTTGTATCTATGGAGATTGCTGCACGTTGTGACCGGACTCAAATGACTCCAACTTATAGTCTTAATGGGTTGTATAAGGAACTGAAATCTTCCACTGGATTTGTACTATCATTGTTGCTAAAGGTCGTGCAGACTTTGCGAAGTAAGAATTCTCTTTATGTGCTTCAAAGATTTAGGGGTGTTCAGCTTTTTGCGGAGTCTATTTGTTCAGGAGTTCCACTGGATCATGCTAGTAGCACCTATCAACATGAAA GTGATATGTCATCAATCTTGAAACATCTTGAGAAGGATGTGCCCTACCCTGATTTGCAATTTTGGAACCTAGCAGCTGATCCCATTCTTGCTCATGATCCTTTTTCATCATTGATGTGGGTTCTATTTTGTCTTCCACACCCATTTTTATCATGTGAGGAATCTTTGTTGTCACTGATGCATATTTTCTATGTAGTCTCAGTCGCTCAG GGTATACTTGCTTATTGTGGGCTGCATCAAAACAACAATGAGCAATTAGGTTCTCATGACTGCCTGATAAGTTGCATATCCAAAGTTCTGGGAGAATATGGATGGATCAAGCAGTATTTTATTTCAAACTATGTTGATTCTAATTCTGCTTTTGAGGATGTAATTCGCAGATTGAGCTTCCCTTATTTGAGGAGGTGTGCGTTGCTTTGGAAATTATTAAGCTCTTCTGTCTCAGAACCATTTTGCAACCGAGATAATGAGCTCGATGGACCATCTTATGCCATTGATGACACAAATGTCTGTATGGATGCTGATATGGTTGAGCTCTATGAAGTTCAGAAGCTAGAAAAGATTTTCAAGATCCCACCATTAGATGTTGTTCTGAAGGATCAAGTTGTACAGTCTTTAGTTAGTAGATGGTTGCAGCATTTTCGCAAGAAATATGAAATTCATAGATTTCAGTATGTTTTACGTTCCATGCCTGCAGTTCCGTTCAAATTGTTGCAGCTCCCTCATGTATACCAGGACCTACTTCAAAG GTATATAAAACATCGTTGTGATTGCAAGAATGTCATTGAAGAGCCTGCCCTCTGCTTATTGTGTGGTAAACTGTACTACCCAAGCTGGAAAGCATGCAACAG TTGTCGTCGAACGGAAAATACATGTGAAGCTCATGCAGTGGACTGCGGTGCTGGTATAGGTGTCTTTCTGTTGATCAAG AAAACTACTATTCTGCTGCAAAGATGTGTGCGCCAAGCGACTTGGCCATCACCCTACCTAGATGCATTTGGTGAGGAG gaTTTTGAAATGCGCAGAGGAAAACCGTTGTACCTGAATGAGGAGCGTTACGCTGCTCTAACATATATG GTTGCTTCTCATGGCCTCGATCGGAGCACTAAAGCTCCTGGACAAACTACAATTGGACATATTTTCTTAGTTTAG